The following are from one region of the Synechococcus sp. CBW1108 genome:
- a CDS encoding carbon-nitrogen hydrolase family protein, with amino-acid sequence MLEAKAPEACMAVGQPSPGTLLPVALVQLQPGADPATNRHAAEAWLKQALQPPAGTPNPKLLMLPEIWNAPYAAARFADYAEPVPEPGSLLLEGPSASLAMVAQLARRHGVSVIAGSIPERGADGRLLAKHRKLHLFDVDVPGGIRFRESDSLTGGDRLTVLDGAGDPLATGLAEPPGLGLLICYDIRFPELALLMQQQLGVAVIACPAAFNTTTGPRHWHLLMRARAVDTQCFVLACSSARPEDGEGYPSYGHSLVVDPWGTVVAEAGSGEQVLHAQLDLEQLALARRAIPTSQQRRRDLYRLTARGRRF; translated from the coding sequence ATGCTGGAGGCAAAAGCACCGGAGGCGTGCATGGCCGTGGGACAACCATCGCCCGGCACCTTGCTGCCGGTGGCCCTGGTGCAGCTGCAGCCCGGGGCGGACCCCGCCACCAACCGGCACGCCGCCGAAGCCTGGCTGAAGCAGGCGCTGCAACCTCCGGCCGGAACCCCCAACCCGAAGCTGCTGATGCTGCCGGAGATCTGGAATGCCCCCTATGCGGCTGCCCGCTTCGCGGACTACGCCGAGCCGGTGCCGGAGCCCGGCAGCCTGCTGCTGGAGGGCCCGTCCGCGTCGCTGGCGATGGTGGCGCAGTTGGCGCGGCGCCATGGCGTGAGCGTGATCGCCGGCTCGATCCCCGAGCGCGGTGCCGACGGCCGCCTGCTGGCCAAGCACCGCAAGCTGCATCTGTTCGATGTGGATGTGCCCGGCGGCATCCGCTTCCGCGAATCCGACAGCCTCACGGGCGGCGACCGGCTGACGGTGCTGGACGGGGCCGGCGACCCGCTGGCCACCGGCCTGGCGGAACCGCCGGGACTCGGACTGCTGATCTGTTACGACATCCGCTTTCCGGAGCTGGCCCTGCTGATGCAGCAGCAGCTGGGCGTCGCCGTGATCGCCTGCCCCGCCGCCTTCAACACCACCACGGGCCCGCGCCACTGGCACCTGCTGATGCGCGCCCGCGCCGTGGACACCCAGTGCTTCGTGCTGGCCTGCTCCAGCGCCAGGCCCGAGGACGGCGAGGGCTATCCCAGCTACGGCCATTCCCTGGTGGTGGATCCCTGGGGAACGGTGGTTGCCGAGGCGGGCAGCGGGGAACAGGTGCTGCATGCCCAGCTGGATCTGGAACAGCTGGCCCTGGCCCGCCGGGCAATCCCCACCAGCCAGCAGCGCCGCCGCGATCTT